Genomic DNA from uncultured Methanospirillum sp.:
ATTGTGACGTTCTAATGTCTTGATACCGGTAGAGAAGTCAAAAACCGCTTCTCCCTGACTTGGTTTGCCAGTTTTAAATGTATCCGCAACACTTGTGCCGGTCTCTTTCAGATATTTAAAATCTCTGATAGAAATGCGGCCGATATCTTGAGCATTGAATCCCATGAGTTTCAATGCCACATTATTCATAACAGTGACGTTGAGATCAGGGTCCCAGACCACCATTGGGTATGGGTTTTCATTCACAATCGTGTTAGACCTGTTTTTCAGGATCTCGATCTCGTTAAGTTCGGTTTTCAGTTCAGTTACATCATTGTACACTGAAATAATTACCTTGACATCACCTTTTTCATCAAGAATTGGTATTGTATATCGTATCCAGGTATAGACGCCATTTGGAAACTGAAATGTCGCCTCACCAGTCTTCATTTCCCGGTCACGAATGGTTTCCTGGATTCCATCACCCTTACGGTCGAGGTACACAAAGTCAGATATTCTGAGTGAAAGAGCTTTTTCTTTTGAATAGCCAGTAGATTTTATAAATGCATCATTAACATCGATAACCTTGAGATCAGTATTCCAGATAAGGATGGGATTGGGATTATACCGAAGTATTGATTCATATTTGTTTTTTTCTCTTTTCAGGTCAATTATCTCGTTATTGAGTGATTCCATTTTCTCCTTGAGAACCGTAATATCAGAATTTGAATCAAAGGCCCCGGGTATCTGTGGAGAGTCAGAATTCATATTTACTATAACGGCATGAGTATATAAAAAAGGATTTCTATTGGCGCCAGTGAGAAGCCGCTCATAAGGTCAACTTTAAACTTGTAATATTACAGATTGTCATATATTAGAAGTTGACACATACCTGTAAAAGGATAATTATCGATTCATAATTCTACGTAATAAAACAAGCTAAAAAAAGACATAACGTATTCCATTGAAGCAGAAACAAGACCGGTTCTATCAATTAAAATGAGTCAACCATTTGGTTCCCTGTAAAACCGGAGAAAACGCAGAAAAGGTAATAATTGATAAGAGTTGGAAGTCATTAATAATCATTCTTCATGTAACACATAGGAAATGAGAATTATGAATAAAATAGTATTTACAACGGTTTTTTCATTATCAGATATGTGTTCCCAAACTCATCAGGGTATTTCTCAAAGATTTTGGTCTGTCTTTTGAGCCCCCCTATTATCATCAGAGCGGTCTCATCATCTGCAAATTCTTCTTCGAGTTCTTTAAACTTCCCCCTCAATGTTCCATAGAAACTTTCTTCCCATACAGAGGAAGGGAGCCTGAAGGATCCAACCTTCTCAAGCCCGGCTTTTTGGATGATCTCAAATCCTTTCTCCTCGGTCATCATTGCCGGATGGAACTCGGCAAAGAATTCCCGTACCTCATCAGACGGGCTTTCAGTAAACCAGAATATATCAGAGATCATCATGTATCCGCCCTGTTTCAGGAATTTTTTCCAGTACATGACAGCTTTTTCAATACCTATGATAGATGAGCATCCTTCAGCCCATATAATGTCGAAAGACTCCTCTTCAAAGGGAAGATCGTCCATTGATGCACA
This window encodes:
- a CDS encoding class I SAM-dependent methyltransferase — its product is MEIHPIFKIFESVPRQGAGDDEHTGKAFSLIVEQGKGGGEILDVGCGKGVQTMALARLCPSCRIIATDIYQPFLDAVDEKIVAEGFSGRIKTVCASMDDLPFEEESFDIIWAEGCSSIIGIEKAVMYWKKFLKQGGYMMISDIFWFTESPSDEVREFFAEFHPAMMTEEKGFEIIQKAGLEKVGSFRLPSSVWEESFYGTLRGKFKELEEEFADDETALMIIGGLKRQTKIFEKYPDEFGNTYLIMKKPL